The following proteins are encoded in a genomic region of Jaculus jaculus isolate mJacJac1 chromosome 13, mJacJac1.mat.Y.cur, whole genome shotgun sequence:
- the Smim3 gene encoding small integral membrane protein 3, with protein sequence MDAISQSPVEVMLPTHILDIWAIVLIILGTIIIMTSLLLCPAIAVIIYRMRTHPVLSGAA encoded by the coding sequence ATGGATGCCATCAGCCAATCACCTGTGGAAGTTATGCTTCCCACGCACATCCTGGATATCTGGGCCATTGTCCTCATCATCCTGGGTACCATTATCATCATGACCTCCTTGTTGCTGTGCCCAGCCATTGCAGTCATCATCTATCGCATGAGGACTCATCCAGTTCTCAGTGGAGCTGCCTGA